Genomic segment of Streptosporangium sp. NBC_01755:
CGCACCGGCCCCTGAAAAGGAGCCGATCAGCCGCTAGATTGGGAAATACCTTGTGTGCGATTGGAAGGCCCACATAGCGTGGCGGCTGACATGGTGGCGTTCCGAGTTCTCGGCCCGGTCGAGGCGCATTCCAGTGAGGACCAGCTCGACTTGGGCGGGCTCCGTCAACGTGCGGTCCTGGCGCGCCTGCTCGTCGCGCGTGGGCAGGTCGTTCCCGTCGACTCCCTGCTGTACGACCTGTGGGACGACGACGCCGCCAAGGGCGCGCAGTCGGGCCTTCAGGTCTACATCTCCCGGCTGCGCAGGGTGCTGGAGCCCGGCCGTCCACGCGGAGGCCCCAACCGGCTGCTGGTGACTGTGGCCTCGGGCTACGCGCTGCGCGCCGCCCCCGAGCAGGTCGACGCGCTCCGCTTCGAGACGCTGGTCCGCACCGCCGGAGAGCAGCTGGAGGGTGACGACCCCACCTCCGCGCGGCCCCGCCTGGAGAAGGCCCTGGGCCTGTGGCGCGGCACCCCGTACTCCGACTTCGCCGACCAGCCGTGGGCCGAGGCCGAGGTCAACCGGCTCGCCGAGCTGCGCCTGGTGGCCCGTGAGCGGCACGCCGACAGCGGCCTGCGGATGGGCATGCCCGCGGAGGCGGTGCCCGACCTGGAGGCGCTGACCACCGAGCATCCGCTCCGCGAGGAGGGCTGGCGGCTGCTGGCCCTGGGCCTGTACCGCTGCGGGCGGCAGGGCGAGGCGCTGGCCGCGCTGCGCAGGGCGCGCACGATCCTCTCCGAGGAACTGGGCATCGACCCCGGCCCCGCGCTGCGCAAGCTGGAGTCCGACATCCTGTCCCAGGATCCGGGTCTGCAGCTCGCCGCCCCGCCACCGGCCAGGCAGCGCCAGCAGGTGACCGCCGACACCTGGCCGCCCAGGCCCGCGGTGGCCCAGGTGAAGCTCCCCCCGCTGGAGCCCGAGCCGTTCGTCGGCCGCGACGCGGAGCTGAGCAGGTTGACCACCGCCGCGGCCAGGACCGGCCGCTTCACGGTCGCGATCATCAGCGGTGACGCGGGCGCCGGCAAGACCACGCTGGTCCGCCAGCTCAACATGCGGCTGTCCGACGACGGGTGGGGCATCTCCTCCGGGGCCTGCCCCGACAGCAGTGCCACTCCCCCCGGATGGGCCTGGGTGGAGATCCTGCGCACCCTGGTGAGCGCGGCCGGCCCGGGCGAGTACGCCGCACTGCTGGCCCCGCTCCTGGACGACGCGGCCCCCGAGCCCGACGACGACCAGGCCTCCGGCGGATTCCGGCTGCACCGGGCGGTGGGCGGCTACCTCGCCGCCGTCGCCAAGGAGACGCCGATCCTGCTGACCCTGGAGGACCTGCACTGGGCCGACGACCAGACGCTGGCGCTGCTTCGCGCGCTGCCGAGCCTGCTGGCCACCAGCCGGGTGCTGCTGGTGGTGACCTGCCGCGACAGCGAGCTGAGTGACCAGCAGGCCGACGTGCTGGCCGCGCTGGCCAGGCTCGGTCCCGTCCGGGTCGGTCTCACCGGGCTCGACACCAAGGCGGTGGCCGAGCTGGTCCGGGCGACCTGCGTGCGCGAGGTCGACGAGGACGCGGTCAACAGCATCGTCGAGCGCACCGGCGGCAACCCCTTCTTCGTCCGCGAGACGGTGCGCCTGCTCGACGCCGAAGCGGTGAGCGACCGCGCGACGGCCGCCGAGGTGATCTCCGGCGTGCCGTCGGGCGTCCGTGACGTGCTGCGGAGGCGGATCTCCCGGCTGCCCGTGACCGCCCAGCAGATCCTGCTGCAGGCCGCGGTGATCGGCCGCGACGTCGACGTGGACGTGCTGGTCGACGTCTCCGGCGACGAGGACGCCGTGGTCGACGCGGTGGAGGCGGCGCTGCTCGCCGGGCTGGTCACCGAACCGGGCCCCGGCATGCTCCGATTCGACCACGACCTGGTCCGCGACACGCTTTACTCCGACGCCTCCCGCCTGCGCCGCTCCCGGATGCACGCCGCGGTGGCCGCGGTGATCGAGCGCAGGAATCCCGGTGACGTGGCCGCGCTGGCCCACCACTATGACTCGGCGGGCACCAGCGAGACCGCCATCAAGGCGGTGCACTACGCCGGGCTCGCCGCCGAGCAGGCCGAGCGCCGCTTCGCCCACCGCGAGGCCGCCACCCTGTGGGAGCAGGCCATCGCCGCCTTCGACAGGTCGGGCATCACCCACACTCCCGACAGCACCAGGGAGCGGCTGCTGCTGACCCTGCGGCTGATCAAGGCACTGGCGCTCTGCGGCGACATGGCCGCGGCCCGCAGGCGGCGGCGTGAGGCGATGGACGCCGCACTGCCGCTGGGCAACCTGGAGCTCACCGCCCGGGTGGCCGCCTCGCTGGCGGTGCCGCACAAGGGCATGGCCCGCGACTTCACCCGTACTGCCTGGGAGATCGTCGACGTCGCCGAGCAGGCGCTGGTCGAGTTGCCCGCCGGTGAGCAGTCGCTGCGGGCGAGCCTGCTGGCCACGCTCGCCCTGGAGCTGGAGGGGTCGGCCACTCCCCGGGGCGAGCAGGCCTCGCTGGAGGCCGAGGAACTGGCCAGGCGGTCCGGCGACCCCGCCCTGCTGGCGACCGCGCTGAGCGGGCGGCTGCGCCAGTCGTACGGCATCACGCCGGTGGGCGAGCGCGAGGTCATCGGCAGGGAGCTGCTGGAGGTCGGCAGGGCGACCGGGCAGATCTCGGTGCAGGCACTGGCCCACCTCGTGCTGATGGAGTGCGCTGCCGCCTCGGGCGCGTTCGCCGAAGCCGACGCACACGTGGCCGCCACCGAGAAGCTGGCCAGGCAGTACGGCCTGCCCGCGCCGGCCGCCGTGGTCGCCTGGTACGCCGGGCAGCGCCTGATGATCGCCGGTGACTTCGCCGGGGCGGAGCGCGCCTACCGCGACGCGGCGAGGCTGACCGCCAGGGCCGGCATGCTGGAGGGCCGCCAGGACCTGCCGCTGATCACCACGTTCTGCCTGAACCTGGTCAACGGGCAGGCCGCCAAGATGGTCGAGCCACTGGCCGAGGCGCACCAGCGCGGGGCCAAATGGACACTCGACGCCTACGCGGTGGCCCTCGCCTCGGCGGGCCACCATCGCGACGCGAGGGCCGTCATCGCGGTGAAGACGCCGGTGC
This window contains:
- a CDS encoding BTAD domain-containing putative transcriptional regulator codes for the protein MAADMVAFRVLGPVEAHSSEDQLDLGGLRQRAVLARLLVARGQVVPVDSLLYDLWDDDAAKGAQSGLQVYISRLRRVLEPGRPRGGPNRLLVTVASGYALRAAPEQVDALRFETLVRTAGEQLEGDDPTSARPRLEKALGLWRGTPYSDFADQPWAEAEVNRLAELRLVARERHADSGLRMGMPAEAVPDLEALTTEHPLREEGWRLLALGLYRCGRQGEALAALRRARTILSEELGIDPGPALRKLESDILSQDPGLQLAAPPPARQRQQVTADTWPPRPAVAQVKLPPLEPEPFVGRDAELSRLTTAAARTGRFTVAIISGDAGAGKTTLVRQLNMRLSDDGWGISSGACPDSSATPPGWAWVEILRTLVSAAGPGEYAALLAPLLDDAAPEPDDDQASGGFRLHRAVGGYLAAVAKETPILLTLEDLHWADDQTLALLRALPSLLATSRVLLVVTCRDSELSDQQADVLAALARLGPVRVGLTGLDTKAVAELVRATCVREVDEDAVNSIVERTGGNPFFVRETVRLLDAEAVSDRATAAEVISGVPSGVRDVLRRRISRLPVTAQQILLQAAVIGRDVDVDVLVDVSGDEDAVVDAVEAALLAGLVTEPGPGMLRFDHDLVRDTLYSDASRLRRSRMHAAVAAVIERRNPGDVAALAHHYDSAGTSETAIKAVHYAGLAAEQAERRFAHREAATLWEQAIAAFDRSGITHTPDSTRERLLLTLRLIKALALCGDMAAARRRRREAMDAALPLGNLELTARVAASLAVPHKGMARDFTRTAWEIVDVAEQALVELPAGEQSLRASLLATLALELEGSATPRGEQASLEAEELARRSGDPALLATALSGRLRQSYGITPVGEREVIGRELLEVGRATGQISVQALAHLVLMECAAASGAFAEADAHVAATEKLARQYGLPAPAAVVAWYAGQRLMIAGDFAGAERAYRDAARLTARAGMLEGRQDLPLITTFCLNLVNGQAAKMVEPLAEAHQRGAKWTLDAYAVALASAGHHRDARAVIAVKTPVRPDFLYELAMIWRALAGMLLDDRERMIEAYDTLKPFADRIAGAGTGVVALWPVALTLGDLALRLGFTDAVRPHYENALAVAERVGVSRWVEAARRSLGG